The Pan paniscus chromosome 3, NHGRI_mPanPan1-v2.0_pri, whole genome shotgun sequence genome includes a window with the following:
- the LOC100969159 gene encoding heterogeneous nuclear ribonucleoprotein A1 produces MTITKIMYKCLSARGRRRRSIVKVSLHPAVMSKSESPKEPEQLRKLFIGGLSFETTDESLRSHFEQWGTLTDCVVMRDPNTKRSRGFGFVTYATVEEVDAAMNARPHKVDGRVVEPKRAVSREDSQRPGAHLTVKKIFVGGIKEDTEEHHLRDYFEQYGKIEVIEIMTDRGSGKKRGFAFVTFDDHDSVDKIVIQKYHTVNGHNCEVRKALSKQEMASASSSQRGRSGSGNFGGGRGGGFGGNDNFGRGGNFSGCGGFGGSRGGGGYGGSGDGYNGFGNDGGYGGGGPGYSGGSRGYGSGGQGYGNQGSGYGGSGSYDSYNNGGGGGFGGGSGSNFGGGGSYNDFGNYNNQSSNFGPMKGGNFGGRSSGPYGGGGQYFAKPRNQGGYGGSSSSSSYGSGRRF; encoded by the coding sequence atgacaataacaaaaataatgtacAAGTGCCTTTCTGCCCGTGGACGCCGCCGAAGAAGCATCGTTAAAGTCTCTCTTCACCCTGCCGTCATGTCTAAGTCAGAGTCTCCTAAAGAGCCCGAACAGCTGAGGAAGCTCTTCATTGGAGGGTTGAGCTTTGAAACAACTGATGAGAGCCTGAGGAGCCATTTTGAGCAATGGGGAACGCTCACGGACTGTGTGGTAATGAGAGATCCAAACACCAAGCGCTCCaggggctttgggtttgtcacatatgccACTGTGGAGGAGGTGGATGCAGCTATGAATGCAAGGCCACACAAGGTGGATGGAAGAGTTGTGGAACCAAAGAGAGCTGTCTCCAGAGAAGATTCTCAAAGACCAGGTGCCCACTTAACtgtgaaaaagatatttgttggtggcattaaagaagacactgaagaacatcaccTAAGAGATTATTTTGAACAGTATGGAAAAATTGAAGTGATTGAAATCATGACTGACCGAGGCAGTGGCAAGAAAAGGGGCTTTGCCTTTGTAACCTTCGACGACCATGACTCCGTGGATAAGATTGTCATTCAGAAATACCATACTGTGAATGGCCACAACTGTGAAGTTAGAAAAGCCCTGTCAAAGCAAGAGATGGCTAGTGCTTCATCCAGCCAAAGAGGTCGAAGTGGTTCTGGAAACTTTGGTGGCGGTCGTGGAGGTGGTTTCGGTGGGAATGACAACTTCGGTCGTGGAGGAAACTTCAGTGGTTGTGGTGGCTTTGGTGGCAGCCGTGGTGGTGGTGGATATGGTGGCAGTGGGGATGGCTATAATGGATTTGGTAATGATGGTGGTTATGGAGGAGGCGGCCCTGGTTACTCTGGAGGAAGCAGAGGCTATGGAAGTGGTGGACAGGGTTATGGAAACCAGGGCAGTGGCTATGGCGGGAGTGGCAGCTATGACAGCTATAACAACGGAGGCGGAGGCGGCTTTGGCGGTGGTAGTGGAAGCAATTTTGGAGGTGGTGGAAGCTACAATGATTTTGGCAATTACAACAATCAGTCTTCAAATTTTGGACCCATGAAGGGAGGAAATTTTGGAGGCAGAAGCTCTGGCCCCTATGGCGGTGGAGGCCAATACTTTGCAAAACCGCGAAACCAAGGTGGCTATGGCGGttccagcagcagcagtagctatggcagtggcagaagattttaa